GGCATATTGACTGGCGGTTTGAAACCCTAAGAACCTAGCTAGGGAAAAAGGGGCAAACTATGAAGGATAAAACATGTTGCTTTTGCTAGCTTTTCTTGTGGAAAAACCATATTTGTGGCAATGGAGACTGAATTGTGGTCCCTGATTTGACTgaacaatttaatttgataagtaGTTTTAGACTCTTAAGAATCCTCATTTCTTATTCTTTCCGAATGCTTAGGTTCAGATCACTGGTTGGATTCGAATGAAAAATCTCTTATTGTACTTTTAGGGGCTAGTCGTATTGCTTTTAGAATGGATTAGAGTCGATATTGGCTGAACTTGCCAAGTTTTGGATTGTTGCTCTTATCTACAAAATGCTCGTGTCATCAATTGAAAAATTGTAGACTCTTTTAATAGAACAGTTGACAGAACACATCTGGTGAAAAAAAGGGGTTATTGTGTATGCTTAGGATCAATTAACTCTAGAAACCTAAGGTTCTCATTGTTTGGAACATGAGATGCATCTTTGcgaaatttgatttgatttagttTTTATCTTGATATGATTATGTGGTGATCAAGTAAGCATAACAATATTACATAGCATAATTGCAAAAACTATCCTCAATTTTGCTTTTCATATCAAATACCCTCCTCACATTTCAAAATCTATATCGTGCATCTCCCAACCTAAATTAACTTATTTGCCTTATGCACACATGAGATCTACACCTAGAAAGTGGAATGCAACATTGAGGATGGGGTAATTCGAGAAATATGCATGGGTGCAAGATGCAACCTGAAATacgcaaccaaaaaaaaaaaaaaatggagagtgATGATTGGATGTCTGAAATATGAGAATAGTGCGTTTGATATGAGTAGCAAAGTCTAGGATGATAACTGTAATTTTCCATGTCATATAATACAAACTAACTCCAGGATGAATATTTCTAAAGCAGGTGGTGGTTGACAAGTTCTCTGCCTCAAGGTTCAGGTAGTGATCAACGTGGTGATTGCAGTCATGACTGTGGTCGTGATCGTGGCCCTAATCAGGCCTGTGGTGGTGGATGTGGAGGTGGAGATGGAGAGTGCTTGTGAAAAACCTGGGCATTCTACAAGGGAGTGTCCTAGTGAAGAGGGCAGAGGAGGTAGTTATGCGGGGAGCAATGACAGGtatggaggtggaggtggtggaCACTATGGTCCTGATCGAAATGGTGGTCGACCTGGCGGGTGCAATAGAGATAGTGGTACTCAAGGAGGATCATGAAATGACTGTTATAATCAGGACCGTTATGGTCCCTATGGATGTCGTCGTACAGGAAACTTCTGTTCAGGGTAGAAAGAATTCTCCTGATAGGTATGCACAcaggtttttccttttatagtGAAGTAGTTGATCCTGTGCTGATTGAAAAGTGCTAGTAACAGAGCAATTGAAGATACTGCTGTTACTTGCTGGAGGTGTCAAAGTCTCTTCTGTTGCATCTCTTCTTCATGGTTCTCCAGGTGGACAAATCTGCTTGATCAAACTGTTGATGTGCGATCTTTGGCTAAAATATTCCACTGTTTAATGTCTGTGAATGCTCATTTTTGATGTTTTGGATTAAATGACATTGCTTGCTTTACTTAAACAATCAAATTTGGCCTTACTATTTCAATGCTATGATGAGTACTGGATTCTCTTTTGCTTACATGCTTTAGCAATTGCTAATGCATCTGAGATCGATCTTGGTTGACTTCATCATTGGCATTTGTGACTATGGAGTGTGGACAGCTTTTTGGTATCTAGATGGCTCTTTTGAGGATAGGACGAGATTCACCTAAGGAAGTAATGCGTTTTCTCTTCACAAAAGAGAAGTTGCCTTAGAAATGAATGCCTGTTTTGGCTACGATTTTTCAAATGTTTAACTTTTTGAAAAGGAGTTAAGCAGGTAAACTCTATGTTTTCTTCTACACATTTAGTATGTGAGCTTTCTGTCTATAGTTTGCACTATATTAACTCTGCTAAGCTTTTGGCAGGATTCTATGCTGTTTGTGGTGTTTTGATGCGCAGTTCCATTACTCTTATATCATGATACGTGGGTTTAGTCTTAAAAACTCTGAAAAGTTCTTTTGGTCTCAAGAAGCTGTTCTGTGCAATTAACTCGGTAAATTTCATCTCGCCTTCCACACATTGTACTGATGGAGGAGTTCCTTTCTCAGTAAAATGTGGAGATCTTTTGGAAGCTTTAGTGAGCATGGCAATTTGATTTTCACGATCTTCTTCCCAGCTATCTGCTGTCTCTTATTGCCATCTTCAGTGGAGGATTGCTGGTCTCTGTCTCACCCGTGTACATGATGCTGCTATTGTCTTAGGTTTCCTGGATAAATTTCCCTTTCAGGTGTAATGCGGCTCTCCTATGAATCAGCTATGTTGCTAATAAACACACGGTTCTTTTCACTTCTGCATTAATGATCTTCGCCATGCTCTTGCAGCCAGTCATTTGCGATTGATAATGTATCTTCCCTGAATTCTTTCAGAAGTTGTGCTAGCTccatttgaaattgatattgGCTTTGTGACTCCTAGATGTGGTATATTCTCGCCACAAGCAAAAAAAGCGGATATGATCATTTCCTTTTCAGCTCTCTCTCTGTAATTACTTTGTTAAGGTTATTGGGCATTCTTAACTATGGCTTTGTAAGTGACTATTTTCTTTTCCCGTTATGCTTGTCAACAAATTTGGAGATCAAATTGGCAATACGTGCTCAGCAGGAAAGAGTTATCTATTCTTGTTTGAAATTGAAAGGAACTTTACCGAAGTACTGGCTAATTCTCAAGTAGAGCTTAATAGTACATTGTATCAATTTTCTGTTAATCTTTGCGGCTTTCTTTCTATACTTATTTCTGTAATGTCAGAGCTAGTCACATACTTAAGTTGATCCCTTTCTTAAATAGATTTCTCATAATTCCAAAATCATTTCAGAAtccaagagaaaagaaaggaagctGAAACAGGAAACCAAAAGGACCACAATCAAACAATACAATGATCTTAATTTAATCATCAATATACAAAGCACACTGGGAGGAGGCCGGGGGTTTGCATCCAGAGCATTGAATTGGATGGTGAAGCTCTTGTTGAAGGTTTGACAAAAGACCACGCTGTGTGGATGGCTGAAATGCTTGTGTGACTTCATCTCTGTATTAGGCTGCGCGCGTGCTTATGTGTGTGAAAGAGcgaagggagggaggaaggtTGGCTTTTGTTTTAACT
This Eucalyptus grandis isolate ANBG69807.140 chromosome 7, ASM1654582v1, whole genome shotgun sequence DNA region includes the following protein-coding sequences:
- the LOC104428200 gene encoding uncharacterized protein LOC104428200 isoform X2; this encodes MWRWRWRVLVKNLGILQGSVLVKRAEEVVMRGAMTGMEVEVVDTMVLIEMVVDLAGAIEIVVLKEDHEMTVIIRTVMVPMDVVVQETSVQGRKNSPDRILCCLWCFDAQFHYSYIMIRGFSLKNSEKFFWSQEAVLCN
- the LOC104428200 gene encoding uncharacterized protein LOC104428200 isoform X1 → MWRWRWRVLVKNLGILQGSVLVKRAEEVVMRGAMTGMEVEVVDTMVLIEMVVDLAGAIEIVVLKEDHEMTVIIRTVMVPMDVVVQETSVQGRKNSPDRAIEDTAVTCWRCQSLFCCISSSWFSRILCCLWCFDAQFHYSYIMIRGFSLKNSEKFFWSQEAVLCN